The Anaerotignum faecicola genome contains a region encoding:
- a CDS encoding O-antigen ligase family protein: MENSKNTLKKEGAGDIWLILPIILITTVFMFISRAKILPVYIQGAYWTGGAEIDIDMFVYWKKMFFMAVTILGSLFLISEAAVGKTGIQKHKVYIPMAVYCIFVLLSFFFSPYKSLASTGANGRLEGTWVLICYMLITFFAMNAVKSDKSVKIICICFAVSCTLLGIWGVLEKFAGVKITSLPEFLYYPASIRDSVNVTQNGMVGYVEWFFTNMNYTSFFMVIPISIFAMASIGAENIKFKVFFAALTGLIIFNLFGASSLGGIVAVCCAAVMGAVVFGFANLKKWAKSIAVILVFAVIATAASVPSLKNEFKSTLAMDNESAPAVETAENAVQKEESISLFSAEEVIAAAADTTVLAAETVSSPDFFKIDYIKTDGSSVIFSFEGTAFTITANADNSVTVTDADGNISDSYMQYFTVSSRMDKMPGTDITTMFVDIKTADFTWNFGTYEGKIYYIASSGQGIELSGEVKSFGFKGHETFATNRGYIWSRSIPLIMDTIFLGHGADTFEMFFPHDDYAGKYNIGYYNDTDNVIIDKPHNMYIATAINTGVISLIALLCVYGFYIAESFKLYRKREFKTFKEYFGAGIMLAITGILVGGLVNDSVINVMAVSFTFMGVGFAVNKMIREEK, encoded by the coding sequence ATGGAAAATTCTAAAAATACCCTTAAAAAAGAGGGCGCCGGCGATATTTGGCTGATATTGCCGATAATATTGATTACAACTGTATTTATGTTTATTTCGAGAGCTAAAATACTGCCTGTATATATCCAGGGCGCATACTGGACGGGCGGCGCTGAAATAGACATTGACATGTTCGTTTACTGGAAAAAAATGTTCTTTATGGCCGTAACCATACTCGGCTCCTTGTTCCTTATTTCGGAAGCCGCCGTAGGAAAAACAGGCATACAAAAACATAAAGTTTATATACCGATGGCAGTTTACTGTATTTTTGTACTGCTTTCATTTTTCTTCAGTCCTTACAAATCCCTTGCTTCCACCGGGGCAAACGGCCGTTTGGAAGGGACTTGGGTTTTGATATGCTATATGCTTATAACATTTTTTGCAATGAACGCCGTTAAAAGCGATAAAAGCGTTAAAATAATATGTATCTGTTTTGCCGTTTCATGTACGCTTTTAGGCATATGGGGAGTACTTGAAAAATTCGCGGGCGTAAAAATAACATCACTTCCCGAGTTCCTTTATTATCCCGCTTCAATAAGGGATTCCGTTAACGTAACGCAAAACGGCATGGTCGGATATGTCGAATGGTTTTTTACAAATATGAACTACACGTCGTTTTTTATGGTAATACCGATAAGCATATTCGCAATGGCGTCGATAGGGGCTGAAAACATAAAATTTAAAGTGTTTTTTGCCGCCCTTACAGGCCTTATTATATTTAACCTCTTCGGAGCTTCTTCATTGGGAGGTATCGTCGCCGTTTGCTGCGCCGCCGTTATGGGGGCTGTAGTTTTCGGATTTGCCAATTTAAAAAAATGGGCTAAAAGCATTGCGGTAATACTTGTGTTTGCCGTTATCGCAACAGCGGCGTCAGTTCCTTCATTAAAAAATGAATTTAAAAGCACCCTTGCCATGGACAACGAATCTGCTCCTGCCGTTGAAACGGCGGAAAATGCCGTTCAGAAAGAAGAAAGCATATCCTTATTCAGCGCCGAAGAAGTAATTGCAGCGGCGGCAGACACAACTGTTTTGGCCGCCGAAACAGTTTCATCCCCGGACTTTTTCAAGATCGACTATATAAAAACCGACGGCAGCAGCGTTATATTTTCCTTTGAAGGCACAGCCTTTACAATAACTGCCAATGCAGACAACAGCGTTACGGTTACGGACGCCGACGGAAATATATCCGACAGCTACATGCAATATTTTACCGTAAGCAGCCGTATGGATAAAATGCCGGGTACAGATATAACGACTATGTTTGTGGATATAAAAACCGCCGACTTCACATGGAACTTCGGCACATATGAAGGCAAAATATACTATATCGCTTCTTCCGGACAGGGCATAGAACTCAGCGGCGAAGTTAAGTCATTCGGTTTTAAAGGACATGAAACTTTTGCTACAAACAGGGGATATATATGGTCGCGCAGCATACCGCTTATTATGGATACAATATTCCTCGGCCACGGCGCGGACACATTTGAGATGTTTTTCCCTCATGACGATTATGCCGGAAAATATAACATAGGATACTATAACGACACCGACAATGTAATAATAGACAAACCGCACAATATGTATATTGCAACGGCTATAAACACGGGCGTAATTTCTCTTATAGCGCTTTTGTGCGTTTACGGTTTTTATATAGCCGAAAGCTTTAAATTATATAGAAAAAGGGAATTTAAGACTTTTAAAGAGTATTTCGGAGCAGGCATTATGCTTGCTATTACAGGCATACTCGTCGGAGGCCTTGTAAACGACAGCGTTATAAACGTTATGGCGGTTTCGTTTACTTTCATGGGCGTCGGTTTTGCCGTTAACAAAATGATAAGGGAAGAAAAATAA
- the larA gene encoding nickel-dependent lactate racemase has protein sequence MGTVENVKLKYGEKELDFCIEGAKSIRYLYENKMPVIKDIKEAFINSITSGVIDSAPLKELVNADDKVTVIISDITRLWMRQDILCGILVEYLNTEMGVPFENIDVVIALGTHRKNSEEDKKKIAGEYTYKNVRVTDHDCDAADLAYIGTTSFGTEVFVNPLAVGRKVICMGATVHHLMAGYGGGRKSIVPGIASRKTVRMNHERALDPKLPMSSRFIGSGKLGGNPINMDMCEAGRMVGVTFGINIVVDSASRHSGFFCGDFDSAWRESCAYVQKYYGLPIDGEADIVIASCGGFPKDLNLYQSTKTLFNAARAVKKGGALLFMAQCPEGSGAKDFFDWAKPLEEGRLDKALRENFTIGGYIFYAACEACRKAETFLLSEIEPSLVKAMDITASSSLDEILKRIDFKGKDIYIMPYGGSVMPQVETDYRELCKNIEEGR, from the coding sequence ATGGGAACTGTTGAAAATGTAAAATTAAAATACGGTGAAAAAGAACTTGATTTTTGTATTGAAGGGGCCAAAAGCATAAGATACCTTTATGAAAATAAAATGCCTGTAATAAAAGACATAAAAGAAGCTTTTATCAATTCAATAACAAGCGGCGTTATTGACAGCGCTCCGCTGAAGGAACTTGTCAATGCAGACGATAAAGTAACCGTTATTATAAGCGATATTACCCGCCTTTGGATGAGGCAGGATATACTTTGCGGGATACTTGTGGAATATTTGAATACGGAAATGGGGGTGCCGTTTGAAAATATAGACGTTGTTATCGCGCTGGGAACGCACAGGAAAAACAGCGAAGAGGACAAGAAAAAGATTGCGGGCGAGTATACATACAAAAACGTCAGGGTTACGGATCACGACTGCGACGCGGCGGATCTTGCATATATCGGCACAACTTCTTTCGGAACGGAAGTGTTTGTAAATCCGTTGGCTGTCGGACGCAAAGTTATCTGTATGGGGGCTACGGTGCATCATCTTATGGCCGGATACGGCGGAGGAAGGAAAAGCATTGTACCCGGAATAGCTTCAAGGAAAACCGTAAGGATGAACCATGAGCGCGCGCTTGATCCAAAGCTTCCTATGAGCAGCCGTTTTATAGGAAGCGGGAAACTCGGCGGCAATCCTATAAATATGGATATGTGCGAAGCCGGCCGCATGGTTGGAGTTACGTTCGGCATAAACATTGTCGTGGATTCAGCGTCGCGGCACAGCGGATTTTTCTGCGGGGATTTTGATTCGGCATGGCGTGAAAGCTGCGCCTATGTGCAGAAATATTACGGCCTGCCCATAGACGGAGAAGCCGACATAGTTATAGCAAGCTGCGGCGGCTTTCCAAAAGATTTAAACCTCTACCAGTCCACTAAAACGCTTTTTAACGCCGCAAGGGCCGTTAAGAAAGGCGGCGCGCTGTTGTTTATGGCGCAATGCCCGGAAGGAAGCGGGGCAAAAGACTTCTTTGACTGGGCAAAACCTCTTGAAGAAGGAAGGCTTGACAAGGCTCTGCGGGAGAATTTTACGATAGGCGGATATATTTTTTACGCGGCGTGCGAAGCGTGCAGAAAAGCGGAGACTTTCCTTTTAAGCGAGATAGAGCCGTCGCTTGTAAAAGCAATGGACATTACGGCGTCAAGTTCCCTTGACGAAATATTAAAAAGGATAGATTTTAAAGGCAAGGACATTTATATAATGCCTTACGGCGGAAGCGTTATGCCTCAAGTTGAAACGGACTACAGGGAGCTTTGTAAAAATATTGAGGAAGGAAGATAA
- a CDS encoding sodium:solute symporter family protein, whose protein sequence is MNIPLLIVILYVVLLFGISIYVSNKQKKDGENFLLYKGKNGMFVVAASIAGLAIGGASTIGIAENAFSVGLSAGWYDTAWAIGAVVSSFLAVRHLRHSGYSTISGLVDELYGKKTCFIMVISMCIIQSGIIALQYKAGGSILASLLPDVFTVESGTFFSFIIFMLVAVIGGMGSVSLTNVLNLILIYVGVIVAAFIVLNNHGGWEAINALTAAEPDVPYLSFTAGMGWIGIISWIIVMLGNTNSVQGVVQIGLTGKDDRAATAGFILGAALMVPVGFICAMLGVAGKALLPEAEASVALPMILMSIPPLLGGITLSGLWAADMGTGCSMIIGLSTTVSKDIVFKFADIKENKKMIINKAIVIISSIITYLIATQMGAILDAMQKALSLAIGTSFIVAGALIAPGFSGRRAGFWTILASLISIILWSAVPALTPIFKSVGIFMVAVCGVVFAVISIFDKDKVKNAVKHG, encoded by the coding sequence ATGAATATTCCGCTTTTGATTGTCATTTTATATGTTGTGCTTTTGTTCGGGATAAGTATTTACGTTTCGAATAAGCAAAAAAAGGACGGGGAAAATTTCCTGCTGTATAAAGGAAAGAACGGTATGTTTGTCGTCGCCGCGAGCATAGCCGGGCTTGCGATAGGCGGCGCGTCCACAATAGGGATAGCTGAAAATGCGTTCAGCGTTGGGCTTTCGGCAGGCTGGTATGATACCGCATGGGCCATAGGCGCGGTAGTTTCGTCATTTTTGGCCGTAAGGCATTTAAGACACAGCGGTTATTCGACAATAAGCGGCCTTGTGGATGAATTGTACGGAAAAAAAACATGCTTTATAATGGTTATCTCGATGTGCATAATACAATCGGGGATTATAGCCTTGCAGTATAAAGCGGGAGGATCTATACTGGCGTCGCTGCTTCCGGATGTGTTTACGGTTGAAAGCGGGACATTTTTCTCATTCATAATATTTATGCTTGTAGCCGTTATAGGAGGTATGGGAAGCGTTTCGCTTACAAACGTGCTGAACCTTATACTTATATATGTGGGCGTAATTGTTGCGGCGTTTATTGTGCTTAATAACCACGGCGGGTGGGAAGCGATAAACGCTTTGACGGCGGCTGAACCTGACGTACCCTATTTAAGCTTTACTGCCGGGATGGGCTGGATTGGTATTATAAGCTGGATAATAGTTATGCTCGGAAACACAAACAGCGTTCAGGGCGTCGTCCAGATAGGCCTTACGGGAAAAGACGACAGAGCTGCAACCGCAGGCTTTATACTCGGCGCGGCCCTTATGGTTCCGGTCGGCTTTATATGCGCTATGCTTGGCGTTGCGGGAAAGGCTCTGCTTCCTGAAGCCGAAGCGTCCGTTGCGCTTCCTATGATACTTATGAGTATTCCTCCTCTGCTGGGCGGAATAACCCTTTCCGGGCTTTGGGCGGCCGACATGGGAACGGGATGCTCTATGATTATAGGGCTTTCTACAACGGTGAGCAAAGATATTGTTTTTAAGTTCGCCGATATAAAAGAAAATAAAAAGATGATTATAAATAAAGCGATAGTTATAATAAGCAGTATTATCACATACCTGATTGCAACGCAAATGGGCGCTATACTGGACGCCATGCAGAAAGCTTTATCCCTTGCCATAGGGACGTCTTTTATTGTTGCGGGGGCTCTTATTGCCCCGGGATTTTCTGGAAGGAGGGCCGGGTTTTGGACAATACTTGCCTCGCTTATTTCAATAATACTTTGGAGCGCTGTTCCGGCGCTTACGCCTATATTCAAAAGCGTGGGCATATTTATGGTTGCCGTGTGCGGCGTTGTATTTGCGGTTATAAGCATATTCGACAAGGATAAGGTTAAAAATGCCGTAAAACACGGATAG
- a CDS encoding DUF1275 domain-containing protein has product MKSRQMSESIIIGLIMAFSGGFMDAYTYVFRDKVFANAQTGNIILFGLNLSSGDFSKAVEHLFPILAFTAGIFTAQLFRMHFKKRPHFHWRQLSLIAEIMIIIAVSFMPQSLNITANSLISFACGIQVQTIRKIRGNAIATTMCTGNLRTASDLLCSYLHSKNGDDLKKGLFYCVTIAVFMLGAVAGKIITDIWGMPAILASALLILACFIIMFIDEKELEG; this is encoded by the coding sequence ATGAAAAGCCGGCAAATGTCAGAATCAATAATAATAGGCCTCATAATGGCTTTTTCGGGCGGCTTTATGGATGCGTACACATATGTATTCCGCGATAAAGTTTTTGCGAATGCGCAGACCGGAAATATAATACTTTTCGGCCTTAACCTTTCAAGCGGCGACTTTTCAAAAGCCGTTGAACATCTTTTCCCAATACTTGCGTTTACGGCGGGAATATTCACGGCGCAGCTTTTCCGCATGCACTTTAAAAAACGTCCTCATTTCCATTGGCGTCAGCTTTCGTTAATTGCGGAAATAATGATAATAATCGCTGTAAGCTTTATGCCACAAAGCCTGAATATAACGGCAAACAGCCTTATTTCCTTTGCATGCGGAATACAAGTGCAGACCATACGCAAAATACGCGGCAACGCCATAGCCACAACCATGTGTACAGGCAACCTCCGCACGGCGTCCGATTTATTGTGCTCATACCTCCACTCGAAAAACGGCGATGATTTAAAAAAGGGGCTGTTCTACTGCGTCACAATAGCCGTGTTCATGTTAGGCGCCGTAGCGGGCAAAATCATTACCGACATTTGGGGCATGCCGGCAATACTTGCAAGCGCCCTGTTGATTTTGGCCTGTTTCATAATAATGTTTATAGACGAAAAGGAGCTTGAAGGATGA
- a CDS encoding glycine--tRNA ligase translates to MAVEKTMDKIVALAKARGFVYPGSEIYGGLANTWDYGPIGVELKNNIKKAWWKKFVQESQYNVGVDCAILMNPQTWVASGHVGGFSDPLMDCKECKERFRADKLIEDHLQECGHKGEVADGWSNEKMKSYIDENNIKCPSCGAHNFTDIRQFNLMFKTFQGVTEDSKNVVYLRPETAQGIFVNFKNVQRTSRKKIPFGIGQIGKSFRNEITPGNFTFRTREFEQMELEFFCEPGTDLEWFKYWKEMCINWLKSLNMSEENTRVRDHSPEELCHYSKATTDIEYLFPFGWGELWGIADRTDFDLKQHQEHSGQDMTYFDQDKNEKYIPYCIEPSLGADRVTLAFLCDAYDEEVVGEKDGKEDVRTVLHFHPAIAPVKAAVLPLSKKLAEPAGKIYAELSKKFNVEYDEAGSIGKRYRRQDEIGTPFCITVDFDTLEDNSVTIRHRDTMDQIRIKIDELVSYLEGMMEF, encoded by the coding sequence ATGGCAGTTGAAAAAACAATGGACAAAATAGTGGCTTTGGCTAAAGCAAGGGGATTTGTTTACCCGGGCAGCGAAATATACGGAGGCCTTGCCAATACATGGGATTACGGCCCTATAGGCGTTGAACTTAAAAATAATATCAAAAAAGCATGGTGGAAAAAGTTTGTGCAGGAGAGCCAATATAATGTGGGGGTTGACTGCGCTATACTTATGAACCCTCAGACATGGGTTGCCAGCGGCCATGTGGGAGGGTTCAGCGATCCTCTTATGGACTGCAAGGAGTGCAAAGAGCGTTTCCGCGCCGACAAGCTTATTGAGGATCACCTTCAGGAGTGCGGACACAAAGGCGAAGTCGCCGATGGTTGGAGCAATGAAAAAATGAAAAGTTATATTGATGAAAACAATATAAAATGCCCTTCCTGCGGCGCGCACAATTTTACTGACATAAGGCAGTTTAACCTTATGTTCAAAACTTTCCAGGGAGTTACCGAGGACAGCAAAAATGTGGTTTACCTGCGCCCGGAAACCGCACAGGGCATATTCGTAAATTTTAAAAACGTGCAGCGCACTTCAAGGAAGAAAATACCTTTCGGCATCGGCCAGATTGGAAAATCTTTCAGGAACGAAATAACGCCCGGCAATTTCACTTTCAGAACCCGTGAGTTTGAGCAGATGGAACTTGAGTTTTTCTGCGAGCCGGGCACGGATCTCGAATGGTTTAAATACTGGAAGGAAATGTGCATAAACTGGCTTAAATCCCTCAACATGTCTGAAGAAAATACGAGGGTGAGGGATCACAGCCCGGAGGAACTGTGCCATTATTCAAAAGCGACAACCGACATCGAATACCTGTTCCCATTCGGCTGGGGCGAACTTTGGGGAATAGCCGACAGGACGGACTTTGACCTGAAACAGCACCAGGAACACAGCGGGCAGGATATGACATATTTTGATCAGGATAAAAATGAAAAATATATACCGTACTGTATTGAGCCGTCGCTCGGCGCGGACCGCGTAACCCTTGCATTTTTATGCGACGCTTACGACGAAGAGGTTGTAGGGGAGAAAGACGGCAAAGAAGACGTAAGGACAGTGCTGCATTTCCACCCGGCTATCGCGCCGGTTAAAGCGGCCGTGCTTCCGTTAAGTAAAAAACTTGCCGAACCGGCAGGTAAAATTTATGCCGAGCTTTCAAAAAAATTCAACGTTGAATACGATGAGGCGGGAAGCATCGGAAAGCGTTACAGAAGACAGGATGAAATAGGGACGCCTTTCTGCATAACCGTTGATTTTGACACGCTTGAGGACAATTCCGTTACAATCAGGCACAGGGACACAATGGATCAGATAAGGATTAAAATCGATGAACTTGTTTCCTATCTCGAAGGCATGATGGAATTTTAA
- a CDS encoding MarR family transcriptional regulator: MPVDESRNLADKLFFISDAILRWNSKNMAGCYNVNGKRPDSLTKTQRLFITIISALENATVSDIEEITGISKSSISITVSRMVEEGLLVRYKGNDGRKVYLKTTEKAVTALKSIREYMFEKFQRHYNSLNEKQKEYLKLSVENGYLFISDREDSKNES, from the coding sequence ATGCCTGTGGATGAAAGCCGCAATTTGGCGGATAAGCTTTTTTTTATCAGCGACGCTATACTGCGTTGGAATTCAAAAAATATGGCCGGCTGCTATAATGTTAACGGCAAAAGGCCGGATTCCCTTACAAAAACGCAAAGGCTTTTTATAACGATAATATCGGCTTTGGAAAACGCCACTGTTTCCGATATTGAGGAAATAACGGGAATTTCAAAAAGCAGCATATCCATCACGGTTTCGAGGATGGTGGAAGAAGGGCTTTTGGTACGCTATAAGGGAAACGACGGCAGGAAAGTTTATTTGAAAACAACCGAAAAGGCTGTAACGGCGTTGAAAAGTATAAGGGAGTATATGTTTGAGAAATTTCAAAGGCATTATAATAGCCTTAACGAAAAGCAAAAGGAATATTTAAAATTATCAGTAGAAAACGGATATTTATTTATATCTGACAGGGAGGACAGTAAAAATGAATCTTAA
- a CDS encoding efflux RND transporter periplasmic adaptor subunit, with translation MNLNKKLLIPAVIAALAFGGCGAKDDKEPATAEVSNALSVEVVTASDGEVETNYVYSGKTTPVETANVFSLVSGIVKDVNFDIGDTVNEGDVLFTMDTEAIENSLRTAQAAYQASLANVDVAQTTLDTVNGASMQMQLENLKNALDSAKMAYDTAKTSYDNTKALYDQGFVSQVDMDAVTDALKNAENSYNQAQSSYDITSGQLIEENTEKAQASLNAAQAQANSAAAQIASAEKSLRDAQVKSPISGVVTGNNVVAGTMLSTSSVPFTIMDTSSVIVKVSVSEQIINSLEIGAAVDVKISAVSNNEMKGKIKTINPAANSAGTYDVEIEIPNITGVVKTGMFAEVSFVKEKGYNAIVVPRDAVINKNNENFVFVAENGVAVKRPVVMGIDDGQTVQVLKGVEEGELVIVKGQTYLEEGNEVNIVVKDGQPTEEEGTDETAAAPENGSESGAGNTAGTESESSGTYGSSQPVNNEEGEGTAAQQEPSAGNDNGTVKGE, from the coding sequence ATGAATCTTAACAAAAAGCTTTTGATACCGGCCGTTATTGCCGCGCTTGCCTTTGGAGGCTGCGGTGCGAAAGACGATAAAGAGCCGGCGACTGCGGAAGTGAGCAATGCGCTTTCCGTTGAAGTTGTTACGGCTTCAGACGGCGAGGTTGAAACAAATTATGTATATTCCGGAAAAACAACCCCGGTTGAAACGGCAAATGTTTTCAGCCTTGTAAGCGGAATAGTGAAGGACGTTAATTTCGATATAGGCGACACCGTAAACGAAGGCGACGTACTTTTTACGATGGATACGGAAGCAATAGAAAACAGCCTGAGGACAGCACAGGCAGCTTATCAGGCGTCCTTGGCAAATGTGGACGTTGCGCAGACAACGCTTGACACAGTCAACGGCGCAAGCATGCAGATGCAGCTTGAAAATCTTAAAAACGCTCTGGATTCTGCAAAAATGGCATATGACACGGCTAAAACGTCATATGACAATACAAAAGCGCTTTACGATCAGGGTTTTGTATCGCAGGTTGATATGGATGCAGTGACCGACGCGCTTAAAAATGCGGAAAATTCATACAACCAAGCGCAAAGTTCCTATGATATTACAAGCGGACAGCTTATTGAAGAAAATACGGAAAAAGCACAGGCAAGCCTTAATGCGGCGCAGGCACAGGCCAACAGCGCGGCGGCGCAGATTGCAAGCGCCGAAAAATCACTTAGGGACGCGCAGGTTAAAAGCCCAATAAGCGGCGTTGTTACGGGAAATAATGTTGTCGCGGGAACAATGCTTTCAACTTCTTCAGTGCCGTTTACCATTATGGATACGTCCTCCGTTATTGTTAAAGTAAGCGTTTCCGAGCAGATTATCAACAGCCTTGAAATAGGGGCGGCTGTTGACGTTAAAATCAGCGCTGTTTCAAACAATGAAATGAAAGGGAAAATTAAGACAATAAATCCTGCCGCTAATTCCGCAGGTACATATGACGTGGAAATCGAAATACCTAATATTACTGGCGTTGTTAAAACAGGCATGTTTGCAGAGGTAAGTTTTGTTAAGGAAAAAGGATACAATGCCATAGTAGTGCCGAGGGATGCGGTTATAAATAAAAACAATGAAAACTTTGTTTTTGTTGCCGAAAACGGCGTTGCAGTTAAAAGGCCTGTTGTAATGGGAATTGACGACGGACAGACGGTTCAGGTTTTAAAAGGCGTTGAAGAAGGCGAACTTGTTATTGTAAAAGGCCAGACATACCTTGAAGAAGGAAATGAAGTTAATATTGTTGTCAAAGACGGGCAGCCCACAGAAGAAGAAGGGACTGACGAAACGGCAGCGGCGCCTGAAAACGGCAGTGAAAGCGGAGCAGGCAATACGGCGGGAACCGAAAGCGAATCAAGCGGGACATACGGGTCTTCGCAGCCTGTAAATAATGAGGAAGGCGAAGGCACAGCAGCACAGCAAGAACCTTCCGCCGGAAATGACAACGGCACGGTTAAGGGGGAATAA